Sequence from the Macrobrachium rosenbergii isolate ZJJX-2024 chromosome 26, ASM4041242v1, whole genome shotgun sequence genome:
TTGGCCTATCTGTGGTAAGCCCAAATGTTATCAGAAAAATTTCGGAGCAACTGATAGACATAGAACGGCCTGTGACAGGTCCTACCCGATCTCCTTTATTAAGGAACAGCACACAGCCCCAACAGACTGAAAGCTCAGAGCCTGAACATTCAGAAAATATTAAGGTCAGACCAACTGTATCTTATGAACTTATATCTTCAAGCAATAACAATTTTGAAGCATTGTTTGGAActcaagattcttcttcttcagcagttCAAAATAAACCATCTAAATCTGAGCAGAACAGCGTAGTTCTTGACGGTTCCAGCCAGTCATCACAGAACGCTTCACTGCAAGCTACTCTGTTGATGACACCAGCCATGGCAGAAACAGAACCGCCAGTAACAAACTATTATCCTCTCAATCATAATGGGACTACTGAGCGGGTTGATAAAGTTACTTGGTTACCACTAACCACTGACGCTAATAGGGTCTGGAGTGCAACTGACGCTTTTGGAATTCCAGCTCTGAATCTGAAGCTGTCAGATTTGACTGAGACTAAGCCTTCAGAGAATATGACCCATGTAAATGCTAACGCTGCCCAGACTTTACAATCTGTCTCAGGTGTAGAATTAACAGACCACAATCAGACTATAACTAGTTCTACAAGTATACCCGATAATTTCATGAACTACCTCCTTTCCATGAATTATCCAGCGATTAGTGAACAGCCTTCACTAAAACCTTCTCAAAAACAAAGTAATGAGTCAGTAAATTATACACAAAATTCAGATAATAAAGGACTACATAATTCCTCCTATTTTTCTCCTGTGCAGCTGCTAAACAATACCTTCGATTTCTCTTTAAGCTCAAATTCAGCATCTCAAGAAAATAGCATGGAGGGGTCTGATCCACAAATTCTGATAAATAACTTGACCACCCTCCTCAGTCAAAGCCAAAATCAAGGGAGCATAAACTCTTGGTCATTGCTGGAGTCACTGGTCAACAGTAGCAGCTATACTCCACCAACATTGGATATTGACTGTGAAATTTTTGGGCCCTTGTCTCCTATCGTCGACTTTTATGGAAATTTGTTCCCTGGGTTAGAGAATCCTTGCAAGAACCCCTCATTGCAGAAAGAACACGAAGGCCCCGAAAACAAAGTTTTCAATGGAAGCGAAGAGATTTATTTAGTTTCCTCACCTCTTCCAAATCTCGGCAGCTCAGCGGAAGAAAATACTGCCACATCTCCAGTTCTGTCATCACACAATTTGCCCAGTAATGCCTTTGCTTCAGCAGTAAATCATGATTATTTGAGCAGTTTTACAGACTTTAGTTCAGACGTTGTAAACAAAACATTCGCCAGTCTTCTTGATGAAACCTCTTCAGCATTTAAAAATGCTTATCCAATTAAACACTTGCCTTTGCCCTCTGAAGAGCAGATAGAAAAGTGGTGGGAGCCTTTGACACAAGTTACAGCAGCTCCAGTTTTAGAAAATATAGCAAGCATTATTAATGTGAATGCACCAGCGTTTGATGGCGAAGTTTCCACCCACACTAGTACAGAAACACATTCCTTGAAAAATGTAGATAACGAGTATGTAGGTCAAGATGACTGGAAAAACATCACTGGAAAATTACCATCTTTTATCAGTGAAAAATTTACTCAATCACCAAACAGTGGTGGCGTAACTGCACAAGTGTCAAATAATCTTCCTTATTCAGTTTTGCCTAATCCATCTCATGGTGATTTACGTACAAATATTGCCACAGATAAAGACCCAGAAATTGAAAAACCTATCACAACAGAATCTAGTTTATCTACAGCACTCAGCATTGTAGGATATAAAGCACAAACAACAGTTACCATGACTCCGGGGGGAGGCAGTACAATAGTCATCAAATCCAAGAATACAAACTCTAAACCCCCTGAAGTACACATACCTGCCCCGGTAGatgtcttttctcatttttctccagcTTCTACTTCTACTGCAACTCCCATCAAATCTCCATCTTCTTTCTGGGACATATTTACAAACCCAGAAATTGTAAGATCTTTTCCTGACGCTGAAGACCCCTTCTCTCATCAGAATTCCAGTTCTGAAGCTGAGACTTCAGGACGTGAGAACGAATCTTCTTTGGCCTTGACTAGTGAACCTCATTCAAATGCTACAGAACTTCCACTGCAGAATTCTAATACAAAAATTGCCGTAAATCCACCAGAGCAAAGAGGTTCTCATCCCACCACCCAAATAGCAACACCTGCTTCAGTTCCAGTGTTAGGCAATAATGAGTCGTATGAATCAGTACCATCTATTCCATTTTTAAGTCAACATAATGATTCATCTTTGCCAAAATCTTCTTCTGAGGATATCTGGACTTCTCTGTATCAGCAGTGGATATCTGTTTCCCAAAGAAACAGTTCCATGTCGACCACGGAGACATCAACAATGAGGTCTTTCGATACAGTCCCCACAACAGTTATGACAGATTTGTCCAGCCATATATCAACTTTCCCTTCACGTCAAGAGGCAGCACTGTACACGGCTTCTTCAGAAAGAACGTCCAAGAAGCCTGCTCAAGATACTGTGTTTGATAAAACAGGTACAAGGACCACAGCACCTGATGTCATTTCATCTGAATTTGCAGAATCAAATGTTGAGTCTGACAAGCCATATCTGACTGAGACCACAACTGAAGTTGAGTTTGATGATGTTTTAGGGTCCCTGTGGGAACTCAATGTCAAAGATGAGAAGAAAGTTAAATTACCAGAAAACGTTCCAACTGTTAAATTTCCCCCTGTTAGATTTACAATATCACAGGCTCCTACAAGAATCCCTC
This genomic interval carries:
- the LOC136852846 gene encoding serine-rich adhesin for platelets-like, with the translated sequence MPLNSIEFAETKYETRRQQRVLFVLIICFTGKVTDSAALTTPLSLVAPPSPAGESATPAVSDTDLTNQAKDAGKNQLHSHTRKSPAAEENEFEARKVSDDLMLSSQEGKLPLEARSQLPMEETEANKSEGLQVQTQNPRALQEAENPGLLTWSWIGGETKQLATTPANWKVADETSQGITLAKLTTLFPNVSSFHSGGVNTNPEERHDKHSAVQSENTDLHGEGGVSATENNHSQSEDVSAVHYSTNFENAKRDSQTSYSERNEYPVEGDYTENNSNRDVPSYSGNIHRDYSQSSNYEKDSRFAVTQAEVSVHDDLKKGPDVQIYNRVQPPLLYFVSSNGSHNHEQLDTLNEFQGDTVHEKPNASGSLEAEKPSYYLSTAVDKIKFDMSPHFSANSSTIPSSGKEEEFVKIDIPYSVEEANHELDEGSRLVYGNNHSLPSSVFSNIFEYFDNFYANSTVTSDELYDDDQYNDESYYDDSSDQDYSEIFMNQDEQLPAPMKFSVSSLEDDEQRKVDTHTANHSTKTAKETSVNKFSQLPAYFTVVNDSSTTEIFPSYTEQTPIVVGLSVVSPNVIRKISEQLIDIERPVTGPTRSPLLRNSTQPQQTESSEPEHSENIKVRPTVSYELISSSNNNFEALFGTQDSSSSAVQNKPSKSEQNSVVLDGSSQSSQNASLQATLLMTPAMAETEPPVTNYYPLNHNGTTERVDKVTWLPLTTDANRVWSATDAFGIPALNLKLSDLTETKPSENMTHVNANAAQTLQSVSGVELTDHNQTITSSTSIPDNFMNYLLSMNYPAISEQPSLKPSQKQSNESVNYTQNSDNKGLHNSSYFSPVQLLNNTFDFSLSSNSASQENSMEGSDPQILINNLTTLLSQSQNQGSINSWSLLESLVNSSSYTPPTLDIDCEIFGPLSPIVDFYGNLFPGLENPCKNPSLQKEHEGPENKVFNGSEEIYLVSSPLPNLGSSAEENTATSPVLSSHNLPSNAFASAVNHDYLSSFTDFSSDVVNKTFASLLDETSSAFKNAYPIKHLPLPSEEQIEKWWEPLTQVTAAPVLENIASIINVNAPAFDGEVSTHTSTETHSLKNVDNEYVGQDDWKNITGKLPSFISEKFTQSPNSGGVTAQVSNNLPYSVLPNPSHGDLRTNIATDKDPEIEKPITTESSLSTALSIVGYKAQTTVTMTPGGGSTIVIKSKNTNSKPPEVHIPAPVDVFSHFSPASTSTATPIKSPSSFWDIFTNPEIVRSFPDAEDPFSHQNSSSEAETSGRENESSLALTSEPHSNATELPLQNSNTKIAVNPPEQRGSHPTTQIATPASVPVLGNNESYESVPSIPFLSQHNDSSLPKSSSEDIWTSLYQQWISVSQRNSSMSTTETSTMRSFDTVPTTVMTDLSSHISTFPSRQEAALYTASSERTSKKPAQDTVFDKTGTRTTAPDVISSEFAESNVESDKPYLTETTTEVEFDDVLGSLWELNVKDEKKVKLPENVPTVKFPPVRFTISQAPTRIPLYC